One stretch of Hevea brasiliensis isolate MT/VB/25A 57/8 chromosome 12, ASM3005281v1, whole genome shotgun sequence DNA includes these proteins:
- the LOC110655804 gene encoding auxin-responsive protein IAA9: MSPPLLGVVEEEGQSNVTLLASSTSAESICQNSSKLKERNYMGLSDCSSVDSSVVPAASDERKTRLNLKATELRLGLPGSQSPERNSELCLLSSTQLDEKPFFPLHPSNDGHCSSAQKNVVLRNKRGFSDAMDGFLEGKFLSNSEVNVMLSPKPAPNMGLKPGSALEKFGPQAAKVKDIVASKAPQERPYGTNDTRTNHNTSANNNSSAPATKAQVVGWPPIRSFRKNSLATTSKNTEEVDGKAGSGALFVKVSMDGAPYLRKVDLRNYSAYQELSSALEKMFGCFTIGQYGSHGALGREMLSESKLKDLLHGSEYVLTYEDKDGDWMLVGDVPWEMFIDTCKRLRIMKSSDAIGLAPRAVEKCKNQN; encoded by the exons ATGTCTCCACCACTACTTGGTGTTGTGGAGGAGGAGGGTCAAAGCAATGTTACTCTACTGGCTTCTTCAACCTCTGCAGAAAGCATATGCCAGAATAGCTCTAAATTAAAAGAGCGAAACTATATGGGATTGTCAGATTGTTCTTCTGTGGACAGTTCAGTAGTTCCTGCTGCATCTGATGAGAGAAAGACTCGTCTGAATCTGAAAGCTACAGAACTGCGACTTGGGCTTCCAGGGTCTCAATCACCTGAAAGGAATTCTGAGCTTTGCCTGTTGAGCTCTACACAACTTGATGAGAAGCCCTTCTTCCCCTTGCACCCCTCTAATGATGGTCACTGCTCTTCAGCGCAGAAAAATGTTGTTTTGCGTAACAAAAGAGGGTTCTCTGATGCTATGGATGGGTTCTTAGAG GGTAAATTTCTTTCAAATTCAGAGGTTAATGTCATGCTGTCACCTAAGCCCGCTCCAAACATGGGATTGAAACCTGGTTCTGCGCTTGAGAAATTTGGGCCTCAGGCAGCTAAAGTGAAAGACATAGTTGCCTCAAAGGCACCACAGGAGAGGCCTTATGGAACAAATGATACCAGAACGAATCACAATACTTCTGCAAACAACAACAGTAGTGCCCCTGCTACCAA GGCACAGGTTGTGGGTTGGCCACCCATCAGATCATTTAGGAAGAACTCTCTTGCTACCACATCAAAGAACACTGAAGAAGTGGATGGAAAAGCTGGGTCTGGTGCTTTGTTTGTCAAGGTTAGCATGGATGGTGCCCCTTATTTAAGGAAAGTAGACTTGAGAAACTACTCTGCATATCAGGAACTATCTTCTGCCCTCGAGAAGATGTTCGGCTGCTTTACCATTG GTCAATATGGATCTCATGGAGCTCTGGGAAGGGAGATGCTGAGTGAGAGCAAGCTGAAGGATCTGCTTCATGGCTCAGAATATGTTCTTACCTATGAGGATAAAGATGGTGACTGGATGCTTGTTGGTGATGTTCCGTGGGA GATGTTTATTGATACATGCAAGAGGCTGAGGATCATGAAGAGCTCTGATGCCATTGGCCTAG
- the LOC110655773 gene encoding uncharacterized protein At5g65660 → MESEESSRPSLGFPSGLALLLVILFLMSGFFTCCLHWDKIRSLFRITSSEENSHAQQDIEHLPQKPTPAPQESKENKAEPLPVLMPGDQVPRFIAMACPCEPPLLEKMITIKVQKPPPVPIPLYL, encoded by the exons ATGGAGAGTGAAGAATCGAGTCGACCCTCCTTAGGGTTTCCTTCTGGTTTAGCTCTTTTGTTGGTCATTTTGTTTTTGATGAGTGGGTTCTTCACTTGTTGCCTCCACTGGGACAAGATAAGATCCCTATTCCGAATTACTTCCTCTGAAGAAAACTCCCATGCCCAACAAGATATTGAGCATCTACCCCAGAAACCTACTCCTGCTCCCCAG GAATCAAAGGAAAACAAAGCAGAGCCCCTGCCAGTTTTGATGCCTGGGGATCAAGTACCAAGGTTCATAGCAATGGCCTGTCCATGTGAGCCTCCGTTACTAGAGAAGATGATCACCATCAAAGTGCAGAAGCCACCCCCTGTACCAATTCctctatatttataa
- the LOC110655805 gene encoding transcription factor bHLH93 yields MELNYQHGYIEELLALRRDAWETIPSFPTEMGELFSNGWNLDCFDDNPAATLPPISFHQGFSSPLKQDFNNYYLNEVSCPFGNEFSTPPFTDEFSAPQITDSSYNTLDMPSFPVQEDTPMSTMEDDHDMGLLPNHAQSMEMPDSCKVEPIQSPEMPVFNIGSFPERKMRGKKLEGQPSKNLMAERRRRKRLNERLSMLRSIVPKISKMDRTSILGDTIDYVKELLERIQNLQQEIEVGSDQLNMMGILKDTKSSEFIVRNSPKFDVERVNEATRIEICCASKPGLLLSTVNTLETLGLEIQQCVISCFNDFAMQASCSEELEQRRLISSEDIKQALFRGAGYGGRCL; encoded by the exons ATGGAGCTCAATTATCAACATGGCTACATAGAGGAGCTGCTGGCTCTCAGAAGAGACGCTTGGGAAACTATACCAAGTTTTCCTACAGAAATGGGTGAGCTTTTCTCTAATGGGTGGAACTTGGATTGCTTTGATGATAATCCTGCAGCCACACTCCCTCCCATTTCTTTCCATCAAGGATTCTCTTCTCCTCTTAAACAAGACTTCAACAATTACTACTTGAATGAAGTTTCCTGCCCATTTGGCAATGAGTTCTCGACACCACCATTCACAGATGAGTTCTCAGCCCCACAGATTACTGATTCTTCGTACAACACCCTTGACATGCCGTCGTTTCCTGTTCAAGAAGATACTCCAATGTCCACCATGGAGGATGATCACGACATGGGCCTGCTTCCAAATCATGCCCAGAGTATGGAGATGCCTGATTCTTGCAAAGTTGAGCCAATTCAGTCTCCTGAAATGCCGGTTTTCAATATTGGTTCTTTCCcagaaagaaaaatgagaggTAAGAAGTTGGAGGGGCAACCATCAAAGAATCTAATggctgagagaagaagaagaaagaggttGAATGAACGGCTTTCGATGCTAAGATCAATTGTTCCTAAGATAAGCAAG ATGGACAGAACATCAATACTTGGAGATACAATAGATTACGTGAAGGAGCTACTTGAGAGAATCCAAAACTTGCAACAAGAAATTGAAGTGGGTTCCGATCAGTTGAACATGATGGGCATTTTGAAGGACACAAAATCAAGTGAATTCATAGTGAGAAATTCACCGAAA TTTGATGTAGAAAGAGTAAATGAGGCTACACGGATTGAGATTTGCTGCGCATCGAAGCCAGGGCTGTTGCTATCGACAGTAAATACTCTAGAAACCTTGGGCCTTGAGATTCAACAGTGCGTTATTAGCTGCTTCAATGATTTTGCAATGCAAGCTTCTTGCTCAGAG GAATTGGAGCAGAGAAGACTGATAAGTTCTGAAGATATAAAGCAAGCATTATTTAGAGGTGCAGGATATGGTGGAAGATGTCTGTAG
- the LOC131171095 gene encoding DEAD-box ATP-dependent RNA helicase 52C-like, with the protein MDEEEFRRLLDLFPVVRPRDYHIDLDPSRQSTTRPTQDDDVKKWQDAWEEQEGDQKETSNQTIDLHDAFWEKLKLAAEKKMGAMLNHIYIHIYKPTRPTRPSYVPPPFRNTATTTSFGYPTESMHSGSFSGAVYGFVRSSTSQPGSSRRGGGRSRGRGRSGSQRWPSVNQNFNNQRLVDVSENFDELEITEDDGSNINTKENSAINFDAYEDIPVEVTGSHIPPPVNTFTEIDLGQGLNDNIQRCKYVKPTPVQKHAIPIAVAGRDLMACAQTGSGKTAAFCFPIICGVLRNRFQTAGSGRGRSRMAYPSALILSPTRELSCQIHEEAQKFAYNTGVKIVVAYGGAPIVQQFRNLEKGVDILVATPGRLVDMIERARVSLGMIKYLALDEADRMLDMGFEPQIRKIVQQMDMPPPGERQTMLFSATFPLEIQRLASDFLSDYIFLTVGRVGSSTDLIAIIML; encoded by the exons ATGGATGAAGAGGAATTTCGACGCCTTCTTGATCTCTTCCCTGTTGTCCGACCTCGCGATTACCATATTGACCTCGATCCATCTAGGCAATCCACTACGCGGCCAACGCAGGATGACGATGTGAAGAAATGGCAGGACGCATGGGAGGAGCAGGAGGGGGATCAAAAGGAAACAAGCAATCAAACTATTGATTTACACGATGCATTCTGGGAGAAGCTGAAGTTGGCAGCTGAGAAGAAGATGGGTGCaatgtta AATCATATATACATTCATATATACAAACCAACTCGCCCGACCCGACCTTCCTATGTCCCTCCACCCTTCAGAAACACCGCTACCACCACTTCATTTGGTTATCCCACTGAGTCGATGCACTCTGGGAGTTTTTCTGGGGCTGTGTATGGCTTCGTCCGCTCTTCAACCAGTCAACCCGGTTCGTCTCGTCGTGGTGGTGGTCGTTCACGTGGTCGTGGCCGTAGCGGTTCTCAACGGTGGCCCTctgtcaaccaaaattttaacaaccAGCGCCTAGTTGACGTAAGTGAAAATTTTGACGAGCTAGAGATCACAGAAGATGATGGTAGTAACATTAACACCAAAGAAAATAGTGCTATCAACTTTGATGCGTATGAGGATATTCCAGTCGAAGTCACTGGCTCCCACATACCTCCACCGGTGAATACCTTCACTGAAATTGATTTGGGACAAGGTTTGAATGATAATATTCAGAGGTGCAAGTATGTGAAACCAACTCCGGTTCAGAAGCACGCCATACCCATTGCGGTTGCTGGGAGGGACTTGATGGCTTGTGCACAGACTGGGTCGGGGAAAACTGCTGCCTTCTGTTTTCCCATTATTTGTGGGGTTTTGAGGAACCGGTTTCAAACTGCTGGGTCGGGTCGTGGTAGGTCTAGAATGGCCTATCCCTCTGCACTCATTCTATCTCCTACCAGGGAGTTGTCTTGTCAGATTCATGAGGAGGCGCAGAAGTTTGCTTATAACACTGGAGTGAAGATTGTGGTGGCATATGGGGGAGCACCCATAGTACAACAGTTTCGCAATTTGGAGAAGGGTGTTGACATCTTAGTTGCAACTCCTGGTCGCTTAGTTGATATGATTGAGAGAGCAAGAGTTTCTCTTGGGATGATAAAGTATTTGGCCCTAGATGAGGCTGATCGAATGTTGGATATGGGATTCGAACCTCAGATACGGAAGATTGTCCAGCAAATGGACATGCCTCCACCAGGTGAAAGGCAGACCATGCTTTTCAGTGCCACTTTTCCACTTGAGATACAGAGACTTGCATCTGATTTTCTCTCGGACTACATTTTTCTCACTGTGGGGAGAGTTGGTTCAAGCACTGatttaattgctataattatgctataa